From a region of the Vanrija pseudolonga chromosome 2, complete sequence genome:
- the cid1 gene encoding Terminal uridylyltransferase cid1, which translates to MHPGVLHRRFLSDLSTSLFSFVLPLLPTSEELTIKEEVRTLIEKLIKTIEPSARLLSFGSSCNSFGLRNSDMDLVVLIDDPEAALDPSTFVAMIGDLLERETNFDVKPLPKARIPIIKLNLAASPGLPFGIACDIGIENRLAIENTRLLLTYATIDPARVRTLVLFLKVWAKRRRINSPYRGTLSSYGITLMVLFFLVHVKQPPVLPNLQRIAPVRPITEEEMMLEGRNVYFFDDVEMLRQEWSSINFESVGELLIDFFRYFSHDFQFNTMVLSLRAGPLTKESKGWTNDIDVGGLNEMARDRNRLCIEDPFEITYNVARTVTKDGLYTIRGEFMRATRILTQRPERAVLALAELCRERDDELLRAPRSASPAPRTLSVGRGGFGNASAATNGPGWRSQSQQPHDRYHSGGGGAGGGGGDRYGPSTNGPGPSPMAPEANQRRGRTNEVSAGAASSAAAAAGVSERNVAQDMWLAAQGPNLGNPSGLGLGGVADSPFAEYGGRGREPVTRAMDPSQYPARPRDRRQASNYDNPNAAGTVSAPLSPSRLYAQLEIGRGWAYDSPGGFGAPGTRPAGSSSATPAGPSTFGAPGSSNEARGGRRNVSNTRDLSHPPSQLAQSHTLADDPASPLPTFAPFSPPVLPSSLHPSMAETGSGSAPYISPSALLSPSPQVPGLPGELDKGVESLTQGFGALGVDPAGGDAKRDTAKKEGSR; encoded by the exons ATGCACCCCGGCGTCCTCCACCGCCGCTTCCTGAGCGACCTCTCGACGTCGCTCTTCTCCTTTGTCCTCCCGCTTCTCCCGACGTCCGAGGAGCTTACCATCAAGGAGGA AGTCCGTACGCTCATCGAAAAGCTCATCAAGACGATTGAGCCTAGCGCTCGCTTGCTGAGCTTTGGCAGCAGCTGCAACTCGTTTGGTCTCCGCAACTCGG ACATGGACCTCGTGGTCCTTATCGACGACCCAGAAGCTGCCCTCGACCCGTCGACCTTTGTCGCAATGATTGGCGACCTACTGGAGCGG GAGACCAACTTTGACGTCAAGCCGCTGCCAAAGGCGCGCATCCCGATCATCaagctcaacctcgccgcgtcTCCCGGTCTTCCTTTCG GCATCGCATGTGACATTGGTATTGAGAACCGCCTCGCCATTGAGAACACGCGACTGCTCTTGACCTATGCCACTATCGACCCTGCGCGTGTCCGcaccctcgtcctcttcctcaagGTGTgggccaagcgccgccgcatcaACTCGCCCTACCGTGGTACCCTTTCATCTT ACGGCATTACCCTCATggtcctcttcttcctcgttCACGTCAAGCAGCCCCCAGTGCTGCCCAACCTCCAGCGCATTGCCCCCGTCAGACccatcaccgaggaggagatgatGCTCGAAGGCCGCAACGTCTACTTctttgacgacgtcgagatgcTCCGCCAGGAGTGGTCCTCGATCAACTTTGagagcgtcggcgagct CCTCATCGACTTCTTCCGCTACTTCTCGCATGACTTCCAGTTCAACACCATGGTTCTGTCGCTCCGCGCTGGCCCGCTCACCAAGGAGAGCAAGGGCTGGACCAACGAC atcgacgtcggcggcctcaaCGAGATGGCCCGTGACCGCAACAGGCTGTGTATCGAGGACCCCTTTGAGATCACGTACAACGTCGCTCGCACCGTCACCAAGGACGGCCTCTACACCATCCGCGGCGAGTTTATGCGCGCCACTCGCATCCTCACCCAGCGCCCCGAacgcgccgtcctcgccctcgccgagttgtgtcgcgagcgcgacgatgAGCTCCTCCGTGCccctcgctcggcctcgcccgctcCTCGGACGCTCTCTGTCGGTCGCGGTGGATTCGGCAACGCCAGTGCCGCCACCAATGGTCCTGGATGGCGCAGCCAGTCGCAGCAGCCTCACGACCGGTACCActctggtggtggcggagccggcggtggcggcggtgaccgCTACGGCCCGTCCACCAACGGCCCGGGCCCAAGTCCCATGGCCCCCGAGGCCAACCAGCGCCGTGGCAGAACAAACGAGGTcagcgctggcgctgcttcctctgctgccgctgcggctggtGTCTCGGAAAGAAACGTCGCCCAGGACATGTGGCTCGCTGCCCAGGGTCCCAACCTCGGCAACCCATCCGGGCTtggtctcggcggcgtggccgaCTCGCCGTTCGCCGAGTACGGCGGAAGAGGGCGTGAGCCCGTCACGCGTGCCATGGACCCGTCGCAGTACCCTGCTCGTCCCCGTGATCGCCGCCAGGCGTCCAACTACGACAACCCTAACGCCGCGGGTACTGTCTCTGCGCCtctctcgccgtcgcgtttgtacgcgcagctcgagatTGGACGTGGATGGGCGTACGACTCGCCCGGTGGCTTTGGTGCTCCTGGAACTCGGCccgctggcagcagcagcgcgactCCTGCCGGACCGTCGACGTTTGGTGCTCCCGGCTCGAGCAACGAGGCGCGCGGTGGTCGCCGCAACGTCTCCAACACGCGTGACCTGTCGCATCCCCCATCTCAGCTCGCGCAATCGCACACGCTAGCCGACGACCCGGCGTCGCCCCTGCCAACGTTTGCTCCCTTCTCCCCGCCTGTGCTGCCGTCGTCTCTGCATCCCTCAATGGCCGAGACTGGCTCGGGCAGCGCACCGTACATCAGCCCCAGCGCGCTCTTGTCACCGTCTCCGCAGGTACCTGGCTTGCCAGGAGAATTGGACAAGGGTGTGGAGAGTCTCACACAGGGCTttggcgccctcggcgtggacCCAGCAGGTGGTGACGCCAAGCGGGATACCGCAAAGAAGGAGGGCTCGCGATGA
- the mmgB gene encoding putative 3-hydroxybutyryl-CoA dehydrogenase, producing MAGVIKRAAVVGAGQMGLGIAYVTALHAKIPLTLHDPSPQVLSKAVTHLESLLARDVAKRGLPQAEADAARERVTAVKGDGTGEGGGDLVAQDTDIVIEAIPEITSLKTGLVRRLAERLPPPAILGTNTSSISLTKLAGSATLAGDGGASAARVVGIHFFNPVPQMKLVELIPALQTSDETLARARAFGEACNKTVTQSADSPGFIANAILMPMLNEAVMLLEKGVATKEDIDTTFRLGMGHPMGPLALADLIGLDTCLSIQKVLHNETGDTKYRPATLLQRMVDAGWYGKKSGKGFYDYK from the exons aTGGCCGGAGTTATCAAGCgtgctgctgttgtcggcgccgggcagATGGGCCTGGGCATTGC CTACGTGACCGCCCTGCACGCCAAGATCCCCCTGACGCTGCACGACCCCTCGCCCCAGGTCCTCTCAAAGGCCGTGACGCACCTCGagtcgctgctcgcgcgcgacgtcgccaagcgcggcctgccccaggccgaggcggacgcggcgcgtgAGCGCGTGACGGCCGTCAAGGGCgacggcacgggcgagggcggcggcgatctgGTTGCGCAGGACACGGATATCGTCATTGAG GCCATCCCCGAAATCACGTCCCTCAAGACGGGCCTGGTCCGCCGCCTGGCCGAGCgcctccccccgcccgcgaTTCTCGGGACGAACACGTCGTCCATCAGCCTGACCAAGCtggcgggcagcgcgacgctggcgggtgatggcggcgcgagtgctgcgcgtgtcgtcggcatccACTTCTTCAACCCCGTTCCGCAGAT gaagctcgtcgagctcatcccTGCCCTGCAAACGTCCGACGAGACGCTCGCGCGTGCCCGCGCGTTTGGCGAGGCGTGCAACAAGA CTGTGACCCAgtcggccgactcgcccgGCTTCATCGCCAACGCCATCCTCATGCCCATGCTCAACGAGGCCGTCATGCTCCTCGAGAAGGGCGTCGCGACAAAGGAGGACATTGACACGACGTTCCGCCTCGGCATGGGCCACCCCATgggcccgctcgcgctcgccgacctcatcgGCCTCGACACGTGCCTGTCCATCCAGAAGGTGCTGCACAACGAGACGGGCGACACAAAGTACCGCCCCGCCACGCTCCTCCAGCGcatggtcgacgccgggTGGTATGGTAAGAAGTCGGGCAAGGGCTTCTACGACTACAAGTAG